One window of Chloroflexus aggregans DSM 9485 genomic DNA carries:
- the hemW gene encoding radical SAM family heme chaperone HemW → MRHLYIHIPFCHRRCSYCDFNTYANMEHHIAAYVDALCTELAMLRESLPPLPKSPAAAALRPSIFFGGGTPSMLTPAQIERILIAAAALVPLETAEISLEANPGTVLGRDYLRDIRSLGVNRLSMGVQSLHDPTLRILGRIHTAAEARASYLDARAVGFESINLDFIFGLPGQDLADWQATLTEVIAWDVDHLALYSLILEENTPLYAQVTAGRVQIPDDDLTAAMYELAMDLLDKAGYRHYEISNWVRPQPDDRPDAPPRLACHHNLAYWFNSDYLAAGAGAHGHLFPQRYANIRSIDGYIAAVQAGHRPIAETIPLTPADLAAETMMMGLRLDIGVSFEHFAARVGDDLIEHYGTTLHELMQHGLIAMDDRRVWLTERGRMVGNHVFAHFL, encoded by the coding sequence ATGCGCCACTTGTATATCCATATCCCCTTTTGCCATCGGCGCTGTTCGTATTGCGATTTCAACACCTACGCCAACATGGAGCATCACATTGCGGCGTATGTTGATGCACTCTGTACCGAGTTAGCCATGTTGCGCGAGTCGCTCCCACCGTTACCGAAATCACCGGCAGCAGCGGCATTGCGGCCAAGTATCTTCTTTGGCGGTGGGACGCCGAGTATGCTGACGCCGGCACAGATCGAACGCATTCTGATCGCGGCTGCGGCGCTCGTTCCTCTCGAAACGGCCGAGATCTCGCTTGAGGCAAATCCCGGGACGGTGCTCGGTCGCGATTATCTGCGTGACATCCGCTCGCTTGGGGTGAACCGGTTAAGTATGGGGGTGCAAAGCTTGCACGATCCAACCTTACGGATACTGGGGCGCATTCATACTGCTGCCGAAGCCAGGGCGAGCTATCTTGATGCCCGCGCGGTCGGTTTTGAGTCGATCAACCTTGATTTTATCTTTGGCTTGCCCGGCCAAGACCTTGCCGATTGGCAAGCCACGCTCACCGAAGTCATCGCGTGGGACGTGGATCATCTGGCCCTGTACTCACTCATTCTCGAAGAGAATACACCACTCTATGCGCAGGTCACGGCGGGGCGTGTACAGATACCCGATGACGATCTCACCGCTGCGATGTACGAATTGGCGATGGACCTCCTGGACAAAGCCGGTTATCGGCACTACGAAATCTCGAACTGGGTACGCCCACAGCCGGATGATCGGCCTGATGCGCCACCGCGATTGGCGTGTCACCACAACCTGGCCTACTGGTTCAATAGCGACTATTTAGCCGCCGGCGCCGGTGCCCATGGTCATCTCTTCCCGCAGCGCTACGCCAATATTCGGTCCATTGATGGGTACATTGCTGCCGTTCAAGCCGGTCATCGCCCGATTGCCGAGACCATCCCACTGACCCCTGCCGATCTGGCTGCTGAAACGATGATGATGGGTTTGCGGCTCGATATTGGGGTGAGTTTTGAGCACTTTGCCGCCCGCGTCGGCGATGATCTCATCGAGCACTACGGAACCACCTTGCACGAGCTGATGCAGCACGGGCTGATCGCGATGGACGACCGGCGGGTGTGGTTGACGGAGCGGGGACGGATGGTGGGTAATCACGTTTTTGCACACTTTTTGTAA
- a CDS encoding carbohydrate kinase family protein: MKIVVTGSLAFDYIMDFPGYFKDFMLSDKAHILSVSFLVDSMRKMRGGVAGNIAYNLSLLGERPLIVGSAGHDFDAYRDWLEEQGVDTSGITIIEHEFTSSCFINTDKANNQIVAFYAGAMSHDHHNSLLNLGLTADDLVLISPTNPDAMRRFALECRQMGVPYIFDPGKQTPRLDADLLEVGLRGAQVLIGNDYEFGMMAKCLELSEDELIGRAPITVVTRGVNGSHIFVDGQLAADIPVAPVEEVRDPTGAGDAYLAGIAFGLVHRLSWEMTGRIAALCAAYAIEERGCQEHRFTLPQFAARYRAAFGRDLPLDIFSLREAV; this comes from the coding sequence GTGAAGATCGTGGTCACCGGTTCGCTAGCATTCGATTATATTATGGATTTTCCCGGCTATTTCAAAGATTTTATGCTTAGCGACAAAGCGCATATTCTTTCGGTGAGTTTTTTGGTTGACTCAATGCGTAAAATGCGTGGCGGGGTAGCCGGGAATATCGCGTATAATTTGAGTTTGCTCGGTGAACGTCCCCTCATTGTCGGGTCAGCCGGCCACGATTTCGATGCTTACCGCGATTGGCTAGAGGAGCAAGGGGTTGATACGAGTGGGATTACAATTATCGAACACGAGTTTACCTCCTCTTGCTTTATCAATACCGACAAGGCGAATAATCAAATTGTCGCGTTTTATGCCGGTGCGATGAGTCACGATCATCACAATTCACTCCTTAACCTTGGCCTGACCGCAGATGATCTTGTGCTGATTTCGCCTACCAACCCCGACGCGATGCGTCGCTTTGCGCTTGAGTGCCGGCAGATGGGAGTGCCGTATATCTTCGATCCGGGAAAGCAGACGCCGCGGCTTGATGCCGATCTCCTGGAAGTGGGCTTGCGCGGAGCGCAGGTGTTGATCGGCAATGACTATGAATTTGGGATGATGGCTAAATGCTTGGAGTTGAGCGAAGATGAGCTGATCGGCCGCGCACCAATTACGGTCGTTACACGAGGGGTCAATGGTTCGCACATCTTTGTTGATGGTCAATTGGCGGCAGACATCCCCGTCGCGCCGGTGGAAGAAGTGCGTGATCCAACCGGGGCCGGCGATGCGTATCTGGCCGGGATCGCCTTTGGTCTGGTGCATCGGTTATCGTGGGAGATGACCGGGCGCATTGCCGCGCTATGTGCTGCATACGCGATTGAAGAGCGTGGGTGCCAAGAGCATCGCTTTACCTTGCCCCAATTTGCCGCGCGGTACCGGGCTGCGTTTGGTCGCGATTTGCCGCTCGACATCTTTTCGTTGCGGGAGGCGGTATGA
- a CDS encoding TrkH family potassium uptake protein, which produces MIAPLERRSLKRLRHKPVPPPLRLVGGLAFLIAIGTGLLLLPISGTRQLTLMEALFTATSALSVTGLSVITSVRDLSLWGQILLMLLIQIGGVGFMVVAVIVFRLLGRRISFTDRIALSDSLGLLSPAAIVTLTRRVLITVITIELIGAFLLYIHWRTDPRLSEGQAFFFALFHAVSAFCNAGFDLFTGTPGFNDGIPRDSVTLFVLGGLIFLGGLGIPVVADLIAYPNERRLSLHTRITLLVVSILVVGGAVGLWLGEAFDKDGALVGQPLDRQIIVAVFQSVSARTAGFTGIANFEQLTPASQLLLIALMFIGCAPASMGGGITTGTFAVLSISLWSYARGLPTAQFGGRTLATGMVRRAAAVLTISLFVVLVASWLLVMTHDTTLDRAVFEVVSAFATCGLTLGFTDELNTFGQLVIIAVMFWGRLGALTIIIALARQSAAPQVVTYPEEQILIG; this is translated from the coding sequence ATGATAGCTCCGCTCGAACGTCGCAGCCTGAAACGGTTGCGGCATAAACCGGTCCCACCGCCTTTGCGCCTGGTCGGTGGGTTAGCATTCTTGATCGCCATTGGAACCGGATTGCTGCTGCTCCCCATCAGTGGTACACGTCAGCTCACCTTGATGGAGGCACTGTTCACGGCGACATCGGCGTTGAGCGTTACCGGCTTATCGGTTATTACGTCAGTACGCGATCTATCGCTTTGGGGGCAGATCCTGCTCATGCTGTTGATCCAGATCGGTGGCGTTGGTTTTATGGTCGTTGCCGTGATCGTTTTCCGGCTTTTGGGTCGGCGGATCAGTTTTACCGATCGGATCGCGTTAAGCGACTCGTTAGGCTTACTCTCGCCGGCGGCAATCGTTACTCTGACGCGGCGTGTCCTTATCACGGTCATCACGATTGAGCTAATCGGCGCCTTCTTGCTCTACATACACTGGCGTACCGATCCCCGCCTCTCCGAGGGTCAAGCATTCTTTTTTGCTCTCTTTCATGCGGTATCGGCATTTTGCAATGCCGGATTTGACCTGTTCACCGGCACTCCCGGTTTTAACGATGGTATACCGCGGGATAGTGTGACGCTGTTTGTGCTAGGGGGCTTAATTTTTCTCGGCGGCTTAGGTATTCCGGTCGTTGCCGATCTGATCGCGTACCCGAATGAGCGGCGGTTGTCGTTGCACACGCGGATCACGTTGCTCGTCGTGAGCATACTGGTGGTCGGTGGTGCTGTTGGCTTATGGCTCGGTGAAGCGTTCGATAAAGATGGAGCGTTGGTTGGTCAGCCGTTGGATCGTCAGATCATAGTGGCCGTCTTTCAATCGGTTTCGGCTCGTACCGCCGGATTTACCGGCATTGCCAACTTCGAGCAGTTGACACCGGCCAGCCAACTGCTGCTCATTGCGTTGATGTTTATCGGCTGTGCGCCGGCCTCGATGGGCGGTGGGATTACCACCGGCACGTTTGCTGTTCTTTCGATTTCGCTGTGGAGTTATGCGCGCGGCCTGCCAACCGCTCAGTTCGGTGGACGCACTCTGGCGACCGGGATGGTACGGCGGGCGGCAGCCGTGCTCACGATTTCGCTCTTTGTGGTCTTGGTAGCTTCGTGGTTACTGGTGATGACGCACGACACAACCCTTGACCGTGCCGTGTTTGAGGTTGTATCGGCATTTGCCACATGCGGGCTGACGCTCGGTTTTACCGATGAATTGAACACGTTTGGGCAGTTGGTGATCATCGCTGTTATGTTTTGGGGACGGTTAGGTGCTCTCACCATTATCATTGCGTTAGCGCGACAAAGTGCTGCACCGCAAGTCGTGACGTACCCTGAAGAGCAGATTTTGATCGGGTAG
- a CDS encoding potassium channel family protein, with translation MARKPSRLEFAVIGLGRFGRSVATNLIDRGHTVLGIDRDPNIVQQLADHLTQVVALDSTNEDALRAIEITAFDTVVVAIGSQFEANLLTTVALKTLGVKRIVCKALNERQQYILTRVGADMVVLPEHEAGARLAWQLSEPHVLEHLNLGSGFSVAEVRVPPPLVGQTLMQSGLRRRYGINVLAVKHNGKMIVTPPPEYTFSRDDRILIIGADSSISTFCDLSS, from the coding sequence ATGGCGCGCAAGCCAAGTCGGCTCGAATTTGCGGTAATCGGTCTTGGTCGGTTTGGTCGCAGCGTTGCAACCAACTTGATCGACCGCGGCCATACTGTTTTAGGCATTGATCGCGATCCGAACATCGTTCAACAACTCGCCGACCACCTGACGCAGGTCGTGGCGCTTGATTCGACAAACGAAGACGCACTGCGAGCAATCGAAATCACCGCGTTTGATACGGTGGTCGTGGCGATTGGGTCACAATTTGAAGCTAATCTCCTAACGACCGTTGCGCTTAAGACATTAGGTGTCAAGCGGATTGTTTGCAAGGCGCTGAATGAGCGACAACAGTATATTCTTACGCGCGTCGGCGCCGACATGGTAGTACTGCCAGAACATGAAGCCGGTGCCCGCTTAGCCTGGCAACTATCGGAACCGCATGTACTTGAGCATCTCAACCTTGGTTCTGGGTTTAGCGTCGCCGAGGTGCGCGTACCACCTCCACTGGTCGGCCAAACCTTAATGCAGAGTGGTTTGCGTCGACGGTACGGTATCAACGTGTTGGCCGTTAAGCACAACGGTAAGATGATTGTCACCCCGCCCCCCGAATACACCTTCAGTCGGGATGATCGCATCTTGATTATCGGAGCCGACTCCAGTATCAGCACATTCTGCGATTTATCATCATGA
- a CDS encoding metal ABC transporter permease has protein sequence MIEILTDYTLRNVTLGATILGAISGFLGCFAVLRRQALLGDAMSHAALPGIALAFLLTGQRDPLILLIGAAIAAAVAALWLLAIVRTTPIKDDAALALVLAVFFGFGMVLLSYLQRQPTTAQAGLKSFLFGQAAALVERDLWAMLVLGGPALAFVIIFWPHVKLISFDPDFARSLGLPVRRFEILLTIVMVAAIVIGLQTVGVVLMSAMLVAPAVAARQWTNRLATMVGLAAGFGGLAAFVGAWLSGLSDGLATGPVIVLTMSVITIGSLLFAPEHGIVWRRWRMGQHRQLGSSACE, from the coding sequence ATGATCGAAATCTTGACCGACTATACTCTCCGCAACGTTACACTGGGTGCGACCATCCTCGGCGCGATCAGCGGGTTTCTTGGCTGCTTTGCCGTGCTGCGCCGGCAGGCGTTGCTCGGTGATGCGATGTCGCACGCGGCATTGCCCGGTATTGCGCTGGCATTTTTGTTGACGGGACAGCGAGATCCACTCATCTTGCTGATCGGAGCAGCCATTGCAGCAGCGGTGGCGGCGCTGTGGTTATTGGCGATTGTGCGAACGACACCAATCAAGGATGACGCAGCGTTAGCATTAGTGTTAGCAGTCTTTTTCGGCTTTGGCATGGTGTTGCTGTCATACTTACAGCGTCAGCCAACAACTGCGCAGGCCGGTCTCAAGAGTTTCTTATTCGGCCAAGCGGCTGCCCTCGTTGAACGTGATCTCTGGGCAATGCTGGTGCTAGGCGGGCCGGCATTGGCGTTCGTCATCATCTTTTGGCCGCACGTGAAGCTGATCAGCTTTGACCCAGATTTTGCCCGCAGCCTTGGGCTACCGGTGCGTCGGTTCGAGATACTGTTAACCATCGTAATGGTAGCTGCCATTGTTATTGGGTTACAGACGGTTGGGGTGGTGTTGATGAGCGCGATGTTGGTCGCGCCGGCAGTCGCTGCCCGCCAATGGACGAATCGGTTGGCGACAATGGTTGGGTTAGCCGCCGGTTTTGGTGGTTTGGCCGCGTTTGTTGGGGCGTGGCTCAGTGGATTGAGTGATGGGCTGGCGACCGGGCCGGTGATTGTGTTGACAATGAGTGTGATCACTATCGGCTCGCTCCTGTTTGCGCCGGAACACGGAATCGTCTGGCGACGTTGGCGGATGGGGCAGCACCGGCAATTAGGCAGTTCGGCATGTGAATGA
- a CDS encoding metal ABC transporter solute-binding protein, Zn/Mn family, translating into MPVQYLCIIVLLLTLTGCSTPVTDGRLRVVATTGPVGDIVQVIAGERVVLRTLIGPGIDPHTYVATESDLFALQEAQIVFYNGLHLEAGLDRIFKAMNQSGRIPAIAVAEAIPPHLLLYADEGRNAYDPHVWHDPQRWSYAVRAVRDTLIAVDPGGRAIYHRRTERYLADLQSLDAELRAMAARIPPERRILVTAHDAFQYFGQAYGFRVEAVQGISTASEASATAIRSLTELVVTNRIPAIFVETSVSPRTIEAVQSAARAVGYEVRLGGALFSDSLGDPDGPAGTYVGMMRQNMQTIVSALTDM; encoded by the coding sequence ATGCCGGTACAGTATCTCTGCATTATCGTCTTGCTTCTCACCCTCACCGGTTGTAGTACACCGGTAACAGACGGTCGTCTGCGCGTCGTCGCAACTACCGGCCCGGTCGGTGATATTGTGCAAGTTATCGCCGGTGAACGGGTAGTCTTACGCACACTCATCGGCCCCGGCATCGATCCGCATACTTACGTTGCCACTGAGAGTGATCTATTTGCCCTCCAAGAAGCCCAAATCGTGTTTTACAACGGTTTGCACCTTGAAGCTGGGTTAGACCGCATATTCAAGGCGATGAACCAAAGTGGACGCATTCCGGCAATTGCCGTGGCTGAAGCAATTCCTCCCCACCTCCTGCTGTATGCCGACGAGGGGAGAAACGCTTACGATCCACACGTCTGGCACGATCCGCAACGTTGGAGCTACGCTGTTCGGGCGGTGCGTGATACCTTGATTGCCGTTGATCCGGGTGGTAGGGCCATCTACCACCGGCGAACTGAGCGCTATTTGGCCGATTTACAGTCACTCGACGCTGAGTTACGGGCAATGGCAGCGCGGATTCCACCTGAGCGACGTATTCTGGTCACGGCGCACGATGCGTTTCAATATTTTGGGCAAGCTTACGGGTTCCGCGTTGAAGCCGTTCAAGGGATCAGCACGGCTAGTGAAGCAAGTGCCACAGCGATCAGGTCATTGACCGAGCTGGTTGTGACGAATCGTATTCCGGCGATATTTGTCGAGACGAGCGTTTCACCGCGCACAATTGAGGCAGTGCAGAGCGCAGCGCGTGCAGTTGGGTATGAAGTGCGTCTCGGCGGTGCGCTGTTCTCCGATTCACTCGGTGACCCTGATGGGCCGGCGGGGACGTATGTTGGAATGATGCGCCAGAATATGCAAACGATCGTCTCGGCGCTGACCGATATGTAG
- a CDS encoding metal ABC transporter ATP-binding protein, with amino-acid sequence MTPLAVEIEDLTVAYGDKPVLWDIDLEVPRGVLMAIVGPNGAGKTTLLKATLGLITPAAGSVRIFGQPYQRQRHLVAYVPQRSSVDWDFPTTVLDVVLMGRYGQLGWLRRPGRADREVAMAALEQVQLADLAGRQIGQLSGGQQQRVFVARALAQDADIYFMDEPFQGVDAVTERSIITVLRHLRNAGKTVIVVHHDLQTVPEYFDYVALINVRNIATGPVREVFTEANLRATYGGRVAVLEKGAVSGGGLAPTPVQGD; translated from the coding sequence ATGACGCCCTTAGCAGTTGAGATAGAGGATTTAACCGTTGCCTACGGTGATAAGCCGGTGTTGTGGGATATCGATCTAGAGGTGCCGCGCGGTGTGTTAATGGCGATTGTCGGCCCAAACGGGGCCGGTAAGACAACGCTGCTCAAAGCGACTCTCGGGCTGATTACACCGGCCGCGGGCAGTGTCCGCATTTTTGGCCAACCGTACCAGCGCCAACGTCATCTCGTTGCTTATGTTCCGCAGCGAAGCAGTGTCGATTGGGATTTTCCGACCACCGTACTTGATGTTGTGTTGATGGGGCGGTACGGTCAGCTTGGGTGGCTACGCCGACCTGGTCGCGCCGACCGCGAGGTGGCGATGGCCGCACTCGAGCAGGTTCAGCTGGCCGATCTTGCCGGTCGCCAGATCGGCCAGCTATCCGGCGGACAGCAGCAACGAGTGTTTGTAGCCCGCGCCTTGGCCCAAGATGCCGATATCTATTTTATGGATGAACCGTTTCAAGGGGTTGATGCCGTCACCGAACGGTCGATCATCACCGTGTTACGCCATTTGCGTAACGCCGGGAAGACGGTGATCGTCGTTCATCATGATCTACAAACCGTTCCTGAATATTTTGACTATGTAGCGCTGATCAATGTGCGTAACATCGCAACTGGGCCGGTACGTGAAGTCTTTACCGAAGCGAATCTTCGAGCGACGTATGGTGGGCGGGTTGCAGTTCTGGAGAAGGGTGCAGTGTCGGGTGGTGGACTTGCGCCAACTCCAGTACAGGGAGATTAA
- the mtnA gene encoding S-methyl-5-thioribose-1-phosphate isomerase, with product MEFRTVWWEDETVRLIDQRKLPHTVEVVNCTDLSSVAYAIRSMQVRGAPAIGCTAAYGMALVARQSAAHSVEDLLEELRQAKAILDAQRPTAVNLAWATSRMLRRAETAASEGTTAIKTVLLAEAEAIFAEDLAMCHAIGEHGAPLIPPRGHVLTHCNAGGLATAGYGTALAPIRTAFAQGRPIHVFVDETRPFLQGARLTAWELLQAGIPQTLITDNMAAFMMQRGHIDCIIVGADRIAANGDVANKIGTYGLAVLARYHQIPFYVAAPYSTIDLATASGADIPIEERDPAEVTHIAGIAIAPHGVPAAHPAFDVTPNELVTAIITERGVLHPPFTVALRQLASQP from the coding sequence ATGGAATTCCGCACAGTTTGGTGGGAAGATGAGACGGTTCGCCTGATCGATCAGCGCAAGCTGCCGCACACCGTCGAGGTAGTGAATTGCACCGATCTGAGTTCGGTCGCCTATGCTATTCGTAGTATGCAGGTACGGGGCGCACCGGCGATCGGTTGTACGGCTGCGTATGGCATGGCGTTGGTTGCCCGGCAGAGTGCTGCCCATTCGGTTGAGGATCTACTTGAAGAGCTACGCCAGGCCAAAGCAATCCTCGATGCGCAGCGTCCAACAGCGGTTAATCTGGCCTGGGCGACAAGCCGCATGCTACGACGGGCCGAAACGGCTGCTTCCGAAGGCACCACGGCGATCAAAACCGTATTACTGGCTGAGGCCGAGGCGATTTTCGCCGAAGATCTCGCTATGTGCCATGCGATAGGAGAACACGGCGCACCTCTCATTCCCCCACGTGGCCACGTGCTGACCCACTGCAACGCCGGTGGTTTGGCAACTGCCGGGTACGGAACGGCACTAGCCCCCATTCGTACCGCCTTTGCCCAAGGTCGGCCCATTCATGTGTTTGTTGACGAAACGCGCCCTTTCTTGCAAGGCGCACGGTTGACGGCGTGGGAATTGTTACAGGCCGGTATTCCCCAGACCTTAATCACCGATAATATGGCCGCTTTTATGATGCAACGCGGTCATATCGATTGTATTATCGTTGGTGCCGATCGGATTGCTGCTAACGGTGATGTGGCTAACAAGATCGGTACCTATGGCCTAGCAGTACTCGCCCGGTATCATCAGATACCTTTCTACGTCGCTGCTCCTTATTCCACCATCGATCTTGCTACGGCGAGTGGCGCCGATATTCCTATCGAAGAGCGCGATCCGGCAGAGGTGACTCATATCGCCGGAATTGCCATTGCCCCGCATGGTGTGCCGGCTGCTCATCCGGCGTTTGATGTTACGCCAAACGAATTGGTAACGGCGATCATCACCGAGCGAGGTGTGCTGCATCCTCCGTTCACGGTAGCCTTGCGTCAATTGGCGAGTCAACCATGA
- a CDS encoding metal ABC transporter permease yields the protein MMTPQLEVQLIAVVIAVACALPGVFLVLRRMAMLSDAISHTVLLGIVLGYLISNNLASPLLFAGAVVMGVITVWLVELVSGSQLVREDAAIGLVFPMLFSLAVLLISRYAGTIHLDTDSVLLGELAFAPFDRIDLLGIDLPRALVTGSGTLLLNVVLLILFYKELKLATFDPAFAATLGFAPHIIHYGLMTSVSLTAMAAFDAVGSILVIALMVAPPATAYLLTNRLPRMLGLSVILGVVAAISGYWLARWLDVSIAGAMATMTGIIFGLAWLFAPQRGLVAQVWQQRRRREQFALQLLTLHLFNHEGSGKERIECHPDHLITELRWSPTFVRTVVRRAEQIGLIRRQGSVLSLTEQGRRFAQSVEV from the coding sequence ATGATGACTCCACAACTTGAAGTGCAATTGATTGCCGTGGTGATTGCGGTAGCCTGTGCCTTACCCGGCGTGTTTCTGGTTTTGCGCCGCATGGCAATGCTGAGTGATGCGATAAGTCATACCGTATTGCTCGGGATTGTTCTGGGTTATTTGATCAGTAACAACCTCGCCTCACCGTTGCTCTTCGCAGGTGCCGTTGTCATGGGCGTGATCACGGTCTGGCTGGTCGAACTGGTCAGTGGCAGTCAGTTGGTACGAGAAGACGCAGCCATTGGGTTGGTCTTTCCAATGCTCTTTAGCCTGGCGGTACTCCTCATTTCACGTTACGCCGGTACGATCCACCTCGATACCGACAGTGTGTTACTGGGTGAACTGGCATTTGCGCCGTTCGACCGGATCGATCTGTTGGGAATCGATCTGCCACGTGCCCTCGTGACCGGAAGTGGTACGTTGTTGTTGAATGTAGTGCTGCTTATCCTCTTTTATAAAGAGTTGAAATTGGCAACCTTCGATCCGGCGTTTGCGGCAACCCTCGGTTTTGCGCCTCACATTATTCACTATGGTTTGATGACGAGTGTCTCACTGACGGCAATGGCGGCGTTTGACGCGGTTGGGTCGATTCTGGTGATTGCGTTGATGGTGGCACCGCCGGCGACTGCCTATCTCCTGACCAATCGATTACCGCGGATGCTCGGGTTGAGTGTGATACTCGGCGTTGTGGCCGCGATAAGTGGTTACTGGCTGGCACGTTGGCTCGATGTTTCGATTGCCGGGGCGATGGCAACGATGACCGGAATCATCTTTGGCCTCGCATGGTTGTTTGCCCCGCAACGGGGGCTGGTGGCGCAGGTCTGGCAACAACGCCGACGCCGTGAGCAATTCGCTTTGCAACTATTGACCCTCCACCTGTTCAACCACGAGGGGTCGGGTAAGGAACGGATCGAATGCCATCCCGATCACCTGATCACCGAGCTACGCTGGTCACCGACCTTTGTGCGCACAGTTGTTCGTCGGGCCGAGCAGATTGGATTGATCCGGCGTCAAGGGAGTGTGCTGTCCCTTACCGAACAAGGTCGGCGGTTTGCGCAGAGTGTTGAGGTTTGA
- a CDS encoding uroporphyrinogen decarboxylase/cobalamine-independent methonine synthase family protein, with product MNVLGSFQPACRPLLRGGLPHTNPMIVAQLICRYFPQTPAWPLPSPRTLADTPFALAAQGLPGVQIDLERDRLAVDHDTLEREAVRVGLAYLRGDAQFAALSGPAVVVLEELLRQLNAEDRHPFLLKYETIGPVSLSLALTDNHDRPLAYAPEWRELLLNLCSLRVAWQHEQIQGYAAYRLVMIDEPFLDALSHPLCPLQWDDGIDVLNRLFVDLPARRGLFLSSAVLWEAILPLPLDVIGFHLADHLQSLLRVATPLTQFLADGGCLAWGVTPVEARLLTNVHANDLCDRVVSAMRDVAMATGLDVAVVQRQSFLSFTGSLAYVSPAQAEQALQLCAETSQLVRQTLDMGEE from the coding sequence ATGAATGTGCTGGGGTCGTTTCAGCCGGCCTGCCGGCCGCTTCTGCGCGGTGGGTTGCCTCATACGAATCCGATGATCGTGGCGCAGTTAATCTGCCGGTACTTTCCGCAGACACCAGCCTGGCCATTACCCTCGCCACGTACCCTCGCCGATACACCGTTTGCCCTGGCAGCACAAGGTTTGCCCGGTGTGCAGATCGATCTCGAACGCGACCGATTGGCCGTTGACCACGACACGCTCGAACGTGAAGCGGTTCGGGTTGGCTTGGCGTATCTGCGTGGTGATGCGCAATTTGCCGCGTTGTCGGGTCCGGCGGTTGTTGTCCTCGAAGAGCTACTCCGTCAGCTCAATGCCGAGGACCGCCATCCATTTTTGCTCAAATACGAGACGATTGGTCCGGTGAGCCTCAGTTTGGCGTTGACCGACAATCATGACCGACCTTTAGCTTATGCGCCAGAGTGGCGTGAACTCTTGCTCAATTTGTGTAGCTTGCGGGTAGCATGGCAACACGAGCAGATACAAGGGTACGCCGCGTATCGGCTGGTCATGATCGACGAGCCGTTTCTCGATGCCCTCTCGCACCCGTTGTGCCCGTTGCAGTGGGACGATGGGATCGATGTGCTCAACCGGCTGTTTGTCGATCTGCCGGCACGACGCGGTCTGTTTCTCAGTAGTGCCGTGCTCTGGGAAGCAATTTTGCCACTTCCGCTCGATGTTATTGGCTTTCATCTGGCCGATCATTTGCAATCCTTGTTGCGGGTTGCCACGCCACTGACGCAGTTTTTGGCGGACGGTGGTTGTTTGGCGTGGGGTGTCACACCGGTTGAAGCGCGCTTGTTGACCAATGTTCATGCGAACGATTTGTGTGATCGGGTGGTGAGTGCGATGCGCGACGTGGCGATGGCAACCGGGTTGGATGTAGCGGTTGTGCAGCGACAATCGTTTCTCTCGTTTACCGGGAGTTTGGCGTATGTGAGTCCGGCACAAGCTGAACAAGCGTTACAGCTTTGCGCCGAAACGTCTCAGTTGGTACGACAGACGTTGGATATGGGCGAAGAATAG